One window from the genome of Bdellovibrio sp. NC01 encodes:
- a CDS encoding NmrA/HSCARG family protein — MVKKILVIGATGAQGSAVVRALAHDKKYEVVIFTRNPSSEHAQELLSLPGVSAFQGNTLNEKDIYAAFRQVDGVYCNLDGFAIGEINETYWGIRTFEIAIETGIKHYVWGSLDYLVKKGGYNSKYRCGHYDAKGRVADFILQNKTKAMKVSVLTSGPYMEMLFDGVFVPKVQEDGTLVYAHPIGKGHVPMVHLEDIGKYARWIFDHPQKSDGLDLEVATEHVDWKNLVDCVQRVTGKKAVFIDLSLQEFFAKSPMPENAPAAWAQTSDAKVTTGQTYWENFSGWWSAWHDDIVTRDYEMLDKILPDRVRSLEEWMRKVKYDGAFRSVLKDLIDRRKAGTR, encoded by the coding sequence ATGGTTAAGAAGATCCTGGTCATCGGGGCTACAGGAGCGCAAGGTTCGGCAGTTGTTAGGGCCTTAGCACACGATAAAAAATATGAAGTGGTCATCTTTACGCGCAATCCGTCTTCAGAACATGCGCAGGAACTATTAAGCCTTCCAGGTGTCTCTGCATTTCAAGGGAACACGCTGAACGAAAAAGATATTTATGCGGCCTTCAGACAGGTCGATGGTGTCTATTGCAATCTTGATGGCTTTGCGATTGGTGAAATCAATGAAACTTATTGGGGCATCAGGACTTTTGAAATCGCCATCGAAACTGGCATCAAACATTATGTGTGGGGCAGTCTTGATTATTTAGTTAAAAAGGGCGGTTACAATTCAAAATATCGCTGCGGGCACTATGATGCAAAGGGGCGCGTTGCTGATTTTATTTTGCAGAATAAAACAAAGGCGATGAAAGTTTCTGTTCTGACATCGGGCCCGTATATGGAAATGTTATTTGACGGTGTATTTGTGCCGAAGGTGCAAGAAGATGGCACTCTTGTTTACGCGCATCCGATTGGCAAGGGACACGTGCCGATGGTGCATTTGGAAGATATCGGTAAATATGCGCGCTGGATCTTCGATCACCCGCAAAAATCAGACGGTCTTGATTTAGAGGTCGCGACAGAACATGTCGATTGGAAAAATCTCGTCGATTGTGTTCAACGAGTCACAGGGAAAAAGGCTGTGTTTATTGACTTAAGTTTGCAGGAGTTTTTTGCGAAATCTCCAATGCCAGAAAATGCACCGGCGGCCTGGGCACAAACATCCGACGCTAAAGTGACGACGGGACAAACTTATTGGGAGAATTTTTCAGGCTGGTGGTCCGCATGGCATGATGACATTGTGACTCGTGATTACGAAATGCTGGATAAAATTTTGCCAGATCGTGTGCGCTCTCTGGAAGAGTGGATGCGTAAGGTTAAATACGATGGTGCGTTTCGTTCGGTTTTAAAGGACTTGATTGACCGAAGAAAAGCGGGCACTCGTTAA
- a CDS encoding MarR family winged helix-turn-helix transcriptional regulator: protein MRPENTSLKKQAREVQKGCAGFKLRMLNRIVNAIYDAELAPYNLTLSQLNVLTVIIQAGPISPARIGSAIRLERSTLSRNLKLLEDAGWVHIEGAGRGLQVEITKAGESLYEKCLVGWKKAQKTIQKEFDSDGLDAMNVLFSKVVEHN from the coding sequence ATGAGACCCGAGAACACTTCATTAAAAAAACAGGCGCGCGAAGTGCAAAAAGGCTGTGCTGGCTTTAAACTGCGCATGCTTAATCGCATTGTGAACGCTATCTATGATGCAGAGCTTGCGCCGTACAATTTGACCCTCAGTCAGTTGAACGTCTTGACTGTCATTATTCAAGCGGGCCCTATTTCTCCAGCACGTATTGGGAGCGCGATTCGCTTAGAGCGCTCAACCCTGTCGCGCAACCTGAAGTTGTTAGAGGACGCTGGTTGGGTGCACATCGAAGGCGCTGGGCGCGGTTTGCAAGTAGAGATCACTAAAGCTGGCGAAAGCCTTTACGAAAAATGTTTGGTAGGTTGGAAAAAAGCGCAAAAGACTATTCAAAAAGAATTCGATAGCGACGGACTTGATGCAATGAATGTGCTTTTTTCGAAAGTTGTAGAACACAATTAA